Within the Amycolatopsis sp. 195334CR genome, the region CCCGTGCGGCGGCGGTTCCTGCCGCTGCTGCTCACCTCGTTCACCTTCAGCTGGGGCTACTGGGGGTTGCAGACCTGGCTGCCGGTCCTGCTGCAGAACCGCGGGCTCAGCGTGTCCGGTGCGTTGTGGTTCGTCGCGGTGACGCAGGTCGTGTCCGTGCCCGGGTACCTGCTCGCCGCGTGGCTGACCCACCGCCACGGGCGCAAGCGGATCTTCCTGCTCTTCGCGTTCGCCTCGGCGATCGGCGGCGTGCTGTTCGGCCTCGCCACCGGTTCCACGCAGCTGTACGTGGGAAACCTGATCCTCGCGTTCTTCTCGCTCGGTGCCTGGGGCATCTGGAACACCTGGTCGGCCGAGGTGCTGCCGACCGCGCTGCGCGGCGTGGGCTACTCCTGGTCCACCTCGGCGATCCTGCTGGCCAACACCGTGTCGGTGCCGGTGATCGGCGCAATGATGGACCACGGCGTGGCGTCCTCGCTGACCATCGCCTCGATCATGGCGTTCCTCGTCATCGCGCTGCTCGCCGTCCTGCCGCTGCCGGAGACCGAAGGCCGCGCGCTCACCTGACCTGATTTTCGTTGTCTGACAAGGAGTTGCTATGACCTACCGGGTCGCCATGGACATCGGCGGCACCTTCACCGACGTGGTCGTCCACGACGGTGCGGGGCAACGCCTGCGGGCGGGCAAGGTGCTCACCACGCCCGACGACCTCGCGCGCGGTGTCTTCGGGGCGCTGGAGGCGTTCGACCTGCCGTTCGCGGAGATCGAGTTCTTCGTGCACGGCACCACGCAGGGGCTGAACGCGTTGCTCGAACGACGCGGCGCGAAGGTCCTGATCCTGACCACGCAGGGGATCGGCGACGTCTACCGGATCGCGCGCGGCAACCGGAACCGGTTGTTCGACCTGCACTACCGCAAGCCCGTGCCGCTCGTCGGGCCGGACGCGGTCGCGGAGGTCGCGGGCAGGCTCGATGCCACCGGCGCCGAACGCGAACCGCTGGACGAGGATGCCGTGCGGCTGGTCGCGAAACGGGTGCGAGAAGAGGGCTTCGAAGCCGTCGCGGTGTGTTTCCTGTTCTCCTACTTGGATTCCGGACACGAGCGCCGGGCCGGTGAGATCCTGCGCGCCGAGCTCGGCGACGAGGTGCTGGTTGTGCTTTCCCATGAGGTCGCACCCGAGTGGCGGGAGTACGAGCGCACGTCGACGGCCGTGCTGGAGGCGTACACCGGCCCGTCGGTGCACCGCTACCTGGACCGCATCGAAGGGCGGTTCACCGAGAAGGGCCTGCACGTCCCGGTGCACGTCATGCAGTCCTCCGGCGGGCTGGTCAACGCCGGGTTCGCCCGGCGGCACCCGCTGCAGACCCTGCTGTCCGGCCCGGTCGGCGGCACCATGGGCGGCGTCGCGGCGGCGAAGCTGCTCGGCCGCCCCGACCTCATCTGCGTGGACATGGGCGGGACGTCGTTCGACGTCTCCCTGGTGCTCGACTCCGCGGCCGACGTCTCGCCGGACGGCGAAGCGGAGGGCTTCCCCCTGCTGATGCCGCTGGTCAACCTGCACACGATCGGCGCGGGCGGCGGTTCACTCGCCTACGCCGAGGGCGACGCGCTGCGCGTCGGCCCGGAGTCGGCGGGCGCCGTGCCCGGCCCCGCGTGCTACGGCCGCGGCGGCACCAAGGCCACGGTCACCGACGCGAATTGCGTACTCGGCCGGGTCGACCCGGGCTCCTTCGCCGGCGGCATGGCGCTCGACCTCGACGCGGCCCACACCGCCGTCGCGGCGCTGGCCGGGCAGCTGGGCCTGGACCCGGTCGAGCTGGCGTCGGGCATCTGCGACGTCGGCAACGCCAAGATGGCGCAGGCGATCCGCACCCTGACCGTCGAACACGGCCGCGAGCCCGGGCAGTTCGCCCTGCTCGCGTTCGGTGGCGCCGGGCCGATGCACGCGGCGTTCATCGCCAGGGAAATCGGCATCACCGAGGTGATCGTGCCGCGGTTCCCCGGCGCGTTCTCCGCCTGGGGCATGCTCGAAGCCGATGTCCGGCGGGACTTCACCCTGCAGTTCTTCGCCAACGGCACCGAACTCGACCCCCGCGCCCTGCGGACGGCGCTCGACTCGCTGCGCGACCAGGCCCTGGAAGCCTTGCGGGACCAGGGAATCCCGGATGATCGCCGGTCGGTGACGCACGGTGTCGACATGCGGTACGAAAGCCAGGACTACACGCTGACCGTGCCGATCCTGGACACCGATCCGGTCGACAGCCCGGATTTCCTGCCCGTCGTCGAGGCACGCTTCGCCGACCTCCACCACCAGCGCTACGGGCACGCCACCCCGGGTGCGCCGGTGCAGTTCGTCGCGTTGCGCACCACCGGCCACGGCGTCGTCGACCGCGCCGCGGCAACGGCCGGCGTGGCACCCGAACGGCCGGCTCCGGTCACCCGCGACGTCGTCTTCGCCGGGAAGGCCGTGCCCACCACGATCGTCGCGCGCGCCGCGCTCGCGCCGGGCAGCCGGCTCGCCGGCCCCGCCATCGTGCACGAGGAAACCGCCACCACCGTCGTCCCGCCGGACGCCGGACTCGCCGTCGACGAGCACGGCTTCCTGATCATCACCCTCGAAGCCGCCGACCACCTGCAGGAGAACCCCGCGTGAGCATCAGCCCCGTCACCACCGAAATCATCCGCTCGGCGCTGATCCAGGCCGCCGAGGACATGAACATGACCCTGATCCGCTCGTCGTACACGCCGACGATCTACGAGGGCAAGGACTGCGCGGTCGCGCTGCTGGACCGCCACCACCGCGTGCTCGGCCAGTCCTCCGGGCTGCCGATCTTCCTCGGCAACCTGGAGGTCTGCACCCGCCACACCGAGGACCTGTTCGGCCCGGAAATCTGGCAGCCCGGCGATGTCTGGGTGCTCAACGACTCCTACATCGGCGGCACGCACCTCAACGACTGCACGGTCTACGCGCCGATCTTCGTCGGCGACGACCTGGTCGGCTTCGCCACCTCCCGCGCGCACTGGATCGACATGGGTTCCAAGGATCCCGGCGGCTCGATGGATTCCACGAACATCTACCAGGAAGGGCTCCGGATGGGGCCGACCCGGATCGTCGCCGGTGGCGTGGAGTGCGCCGACATCCTGCGGCTGATCGAGACGAACGTGCGGTTCCCGTACGTGACGCTCGGCGACATGCGCGCCCAGATCGCCTGTTCCCGCATGGGCGTGCAGCGCCTCGGCGAGTTGTTCGCCCGCTACGGCGCGGAAACCGTCGACGCCGCGCGCGAGCAGATCTTCGCCCAGACCGAACGGCTGGAACGCGCCCGGATCGCGGCGATCCCGGACGGCGAGTACGAGGCGACCGGGTACCTGGACAACGACGCGATCGACCCGGACACACCGCTGAAGGTGCGCGTGCGCGTGGTCGTCGACGGTGAGTCGATGACCATCGACCTCACCGACTGCGCCGACCAGGCCACCGGACCGGTCAACTGCGGCCGCGCCCAAGCGGTGTCCGCGGCCCGGGTGGGCTACAAACTGCTGATCTCCCCACAGGTCAGCCTCAACGGCGGCTCGTTCGCCCCGCTGGACGTCCACGTGCGCGACGGATCGATGCTGGGCGCCCGGGAACCGGCCGCGTGCCAGTACTACTACTCCAGCCTCGGCATGCTCATCGACCTCGTCGTGGCCGCGCTCGCACCCGCCATGCCCGACGAGGTCGCCGCGGCCAGCTACGGCGACTCGATGATCGTGCAGTTCGCCGGCGACCACCCGCGCACCGGTGAACCGTTCGTGACGCTGGAAGCCACCGTCGGCGGCTGGGGCGCATGGGAAGGCGGCGACGGCGAAACCGCGCTGATCAACAACGTCAACGGCTCGCTGCGCGACCTGCCGATCGAAGTCGTGGAGACCTTGTATCCGGTACGGGTCAACGAATACCGCATCCGCACCGGCTCCGGCGGCGCGGGCCGCTGGCGCGGCGGCGACGGTGTGATCCGCGAGTACGTGATGGAGGCTGACCAGGACCTCTCGCTGTGGTGGGAACGCTCGGTGACCCCCGCTTGGGGCCTGTTCGGCGGCGAAGCCGGCACACCACCGCGCGTGGTGCTCAACCCCGGCACCGCGGACGCGCGGGAAATGCTGAAGGTCAACAGCCTCCGCGTCCACCGCGGTGACGTTCTGCGCTGCGAATCCGGCGGAGGCGGCGGCTACGGCACACCCCACTGAGCCCTGGAACGGGCACGAGCTTCCTCAACGGACTACGCGGTAACGCAGATGCGTGGCGTTGCGCCCTTCGAGCCGGCGCACGAGCTCCAGTTCGACCTGGCCGTGTCCGCCCGGCTCGAACAGCCGGCGTCCGTCGCCCAGCAGCACCGGGACGAGGTGCAGTTCGAGTTCGTCGAGCTGCCCGGCTGCCAGCAGTGCCCGCGCCGCACTCGCGCCGTGGACCAGCACGGCGCGATCCCCCGCCGCTTCCCTGGCCTCGGTGGCACACGCGTCGACGTCGGTGTAGTACTTCGCGCTGCCCGGTGGCTCGTCGGCCGGGTCGATGTGGTGGGTGAGCACGTGGATCGGCACGCCGTCATGGTGGTCGCCCTGCCATCGACCGGCCAGCTCGAACGTGCGGCGCCCCGATATCACGGCGCCGGTCGACGCGGCCTCGGCGTACACCTGCCCGTTGACCCCCTCGGCCATCCGGTCGTCGAGCCAGTTGAACAACCGGCCTCCGCCGCGGCCGAGCTCCTGGCCCGGCCGGTCATCCGGCCCGGCGATGTACCCGTCGACCGACACGGACATGTACAACCGCAGTGGTGTCCTGGCCATCCTCAATCCCCTTCCCCTGACCAGTCGGCGGCGGTCATGCCGCCGGGGTGATCGGCTCGATCCCGTGGCCGGCCAGCGCGGCGAGCGTGTCGGCCATCGACTCGACCTGCACGACGAAGTGACTCACGTCGGTGCCGACCTCGACCGGGTTGACGTCGTAGCCGACCGCCGTGTAGAACGCCAGCGACCGCCCGAGCTCGGCCACCCGCAAGCCGATGTGCCACGTTCTCATCCCAGCACCTCCATCGCGTACGCCGATCATGCTGCGCCCCGGGTTCTCGCGGCTATCCCACATTTCTGGGGGGCGGTGAGCGAGGCACTGGACGGCGCGGTGCCGTCGGAGGGCTCCTGCCTGATGACGATGGACCCGGCCACCATGCTGCCGACCTGACGCGCGTGGGCAGGACCGCGGCGAGCCTCAGCGACGTCACAGCGGGCGAGCTCGTTGCCGCTGCCCGCATTGATCGTGGAGTGCGCCGCGCTGGCAATGCGCTGTGTGGTGGCGTTGCGCGGTGTCTACGAGTTCCCCGGCCTCAATAGACTGTTGTACAAGGCATGGCGCGACGCGGGATGGCCGTCCGGCGTGGCCGCAGGCACCGAACGGGATCTCGGTGAGGATCCGCTGGTGCTGTCGTGGCTGGGCCTGCCGTCCGCGCCCGACTGACAGCGAAGTGCACCGTGCCGACTTTCGCCGGCACGGTGCACCATTCGGTTTCTCACGGTTCAGGCGGCCGCCCCTTGGCGGCGCGTGGACCGGGCTTCATCCTTCGTGCCGTTCGTCCCCGGCTTGTCCATGAAGCAGATGACACACGTGCAGCTCATCGTGTTGATTCCGCCGTGGTTGTACCTTCCGCAAGCATCCACTGCGCCGTTGACCGGAAGCGTGCTGGCGGAGTTCTGTCCGGGTTGGACCCACGAATGGTGGCAGGTCGCGCCGCCCGGGCAGCCACCTCCCTGCAGGTAAACATAGTCGCCCTGGGAGGACGAGGTGATCTGACCGTGGTACTGACCGGAGTCCTCCAGTTTCCAGAGGTTGATCCGCATCTCGAACAGCGGGACCTGTTCCACCAGCACGTAACCCGCGGCGATAAGCTCGCGGGTTTGCTTCGCGTCGGCCGCTTCGGCTTGCGCTATACCGGTTCCGAAGAGCCCGCTCGCCAGGATGAGCAGCCCGGCGGTCATGCCGGAAATCTTGCGCATGCGCTTCAACCTCTCCAGTGGGAAAACCGCAAATTGCCGGGTCAACACCGCGCACAGTACGAAATGCTGTGCACGACGAACGGGTAATTCTTCAGCGAACTACTGTGGTGCACATGCCCGGTCTGCGGATTCTCGCAGAACCCCGAGTTCACCACCAGGTTCAGATCGGTTTTGTTCCAGCCGGACAGAGCGGGAATGATGTTCACGCAGAAAAGCTCACGATTCGGCGGAGGGTAGTCGAATCGGGGGCCTTCGAAGTTGACCTTGGTCCAAATGCACAGCTCTGCGGGGTCGCACGTGGGAACCGCTGCTGTCGAAGCGGCCGCGTGCCCGAAGAAAAGTGACATGCTTGCCGTGATGATACTGAGTGTCAACGCTGCTCTGCGCATGTGATCGCCGCCTTCTTCTCGAGCGGTGGCAGTGGTTGGAATCTTCACCAGCTTCGGCGCCTAGAGCAGGAAAGCAGCGCCGCCACGGTGCCGTCAAGGAATAGAGGAGGGTTTCAGGCCTGCTTGAAAATGGCGCCACCGGGTGACCTTTTCGCCGTTGACGCTTCCACTCACCCAATCACGTCTGTAGCATCCGAATTCGGCCATCGCATTAGCGGGCGGTCATCCCACAATCATGTCTGGGGAATCATGTTCAACCTTCGCAGAGCCACCATTGCCGCCGCCGGGTGTTTTGTCGCACTCGGCCTGTCGTTTCCGGCCGCGGCGGCCGCACAGGAAGCGGGCGACGTCACCAGCCAGCGCACATGGGTGGCGCCGGCCGGGGAGAGCAGCGCCGCGGCGGCCGACTGTGAGGCGTTCATCAGCGGTGCCACGGGCCTCGTCCGCTGCTACAGCGGCCCTCCCGGGACCACGCAGTTCCGAGCGATGGTCGAGTGCCAGAACGGAACCATCCAGTACGGGAACTGGGTCCCCTACGGCACGTTGACGTCGGCGACTTGCCCCGCTGGCGCCGGCAACGCGACGCGGGCTGGCGCGCAGCTCAGGTAAGAACAGGACCGTGGCGCCGCCCGGGCAAGCGACGGCCCG harbors:
- a CDS encoding hydantoinase/oxoprolinase family protein, giving the protein MTYRVAMDIGGTFTDVVVHDGAGQRLRAGKVLTTPDDLARGVFGALEAFDLPFAEIEFFVHGTTQGLNALLERRGAKVLILTTQGIGDVYRIARGNRNRLFDLHYRKPVPLVGPDAVAEVAGRLDATGAEREPLDEDAVRLVAKRVREEGFEAVAVCFLFSYLDSGHERRAGEILRAELGDEVLVVLSHEVAPEWREYERTSTAVLEAYTGPSVHRYLDRIEGRFTEKGLHVPVHVMQSSGGLVNAGFARRHPLQTLLSGPVGGTMGGVAAAKLLGRPDLICVDMGGTSFDVSLVLDSAADVSPDGEAEGFPLLMPLVNLHTIGAGGGSLAYAEGDALRVGPESAGAVPGPACYGRGGTKATVTDANCVLGRVDPGSFAGGMALDLDAAHTAVAALAGQLGLDPVELASGICDVGNAKMAQAIRTLTVEHGREPGQFALLAFGGAGPMHAAFIAREIGITEVIVPRFPGAFSAWGMLEADVRRDFTLQFFANGTELDPRALRTALDSLRDQALEALRDQGIPDDRRSVTHGVDMRYESQDYTLTVPILDTDPVDSPDFLPVVEARFADLHHQRYGHATPGAPVQFVALRTTGHGVVDRAAATAGVAPERPAPVTRDVVFAGKAVPTTIVARAALAPGSRLAGPAIVHEETATTVVPPDAGLAVDEHGFLIITLEAADHLQENPA
- a CDS encoding hydantoinase B/oxoprolinase family protein: MSISPVTTEIIRSALIQAAEDMNMTLIRSSYTPTIYEGKDCAVALLDRHHRVLGQSSGLPIFLGNLEVCTRHTEDLFGPEIWQPGDVWVLNDSYIGGTHLNDCTVYAPIFVGDDLVGFATSRAHWIDMGSKDPGGSMDSTNIYQEGLRMGPTRIVAGGVECADILRLIETNVRFPYVTLGDMRAQIACSRMGVQRLGELFARYGAETVDAAREQIFAQTERLERARIAAIPDGEYEATGYLDNDAIDPDTPLKVRVRVVVDGESMTIDLTDCADQATGPVNCGRAQAVSAARVGYKLLISPQVSLNGGSFAPLDVHVRDGSMLGAREPAACQYYYSSLGMLIDLVVAALAPAMPDEVAAASYGDSMIVQFAGDHPRTGEPFVTLEATVGGWGAWEGGDGETALINNVNGSLRDLPIEVVETLYPVRVNEYRIRTGSGGAGRWRGGDGVIREYVMEADQDLSLWWERSVTPAWGLFGGEAGTPPRVVLNPGTADAREMLKVNSLRVHRGDVLRCESGGGGGYGTPH
- a CDS encoding dihydrofolate reductase family protein, which gives rise to MARTPLRLYMSVSVDGYIAGPDDRPGQELGRGGGRLFNWLDDRMAEGVNGQVYAEAASTGAVISGRRTFELAGRWQGDHHDGVPIHVLTHHIDPADEPPGSAKYYTDVDACATEAREAAGDRAVLVHGASAARALLAAGQLDELELHLVPVLLGDGRRLFEPGGHGQVELELVRRLEGRNATHLRYRVVR
- a CDS encoding peptidase inhibitor family I36 protein; amino-acid sequence: MKIPTTATAREEGGDHMRRAALTLSIITASMSLFFGHAAASTAAVPTCDPAELCIWTKVNFEGPRFDYPPPNRELFCVNIIPALSGWNKTDLNLVVNSGFCENPQTGHVHHSSSLKNYPFVVHSISYCARC